Within the Flavobacterium sp. CG_23.5 genome, the region GATGAAGAATTGTCAATATTTTATCGGGATTTGATGGAAAGTGAAGCAGGACATTATACGACTTTTATCACATATGCCCGAAAGTACGGAGTAGGAGTAGATGTGGAAAAACGTTGGCGAGAATGGATTGAATTTGAAGCTTCCATTATTGAAAACTATGGAAAAAATGAAACGATACACGGCTAAATTCTAGAATGTTTTGTTAATATTAAGAATTTACCCTCTTTTTTTAATTTTTTAAATCAATTATAAACCAGCTGTTTATAATTGATTTTGTTTTCTATTGACAGTATTTTTGTTATTAATTGAAGTTATTGGTTACCGATTTATAATTTTTGATTTACATTTATATTTTTAAATTTAACCTTAATAATTAATAATTGCAATGAAGCTGAATTATAATTATGATGGAAATGTTGCTTGCAGAACAATATTACAAGATCAATTAGAAAAATTAGATATTAATTATCAATTGCTGGAATTAGGTCAAATTGAAATTAGTGATACTATATCTGAAGCTTGCTTTGAGGAACTTCAAACTTCACTCAACAGATACGGTATTCATATTATCGATAATCCAAAAGGTCAATTAATTCAAAAAATTAAGGATGCAATTGTAGAAATTGTATATGAAAAAGATAAATTTCCTAATACCACAATTTCTCAATATCTATCGGATAAATTGAATTATAGATATGGTTATATTACTAATGTTTTCTCAGAATATACGTACACTTCGATAGAAAATTTTATTATTATTCAGAAAATTGAAAGAGCAAAAAAGTTAATTATGGATGAAAAATTAAGTTTAACTGAAATCTCTTATGAATTAAATTACAGCAGTGTGGCTTATTTGTCAACTCAATTTAAAAAAGTGACGGGATTAACGCCTACCATGTTTAAAAGAGTTGTTGACAAAAGAAGGAAATTAGCCAATAATGAATAAATATAAAATCACCTAAATAATACCTCAAATATTCTATGATTACACATCAAGATCCAATGCATATTCTTTTAGCGGATGACGACGAAGATGATCGCACTTTTTTTAGTGAAGCTATAATGGAGCTTAAAATGGATAATAAGTTGACTTTATTTAAAGATGGTAAAGGTTTGATGGATTATTTAGTAGATCCTGATATCCTATTGCCTCATATTTTATTTCTGGATTTAAATATGCCGGGAAAAACAGGAATCGATTGTCTAAAAGAAATTAGAGCAAATACTCGTTTTAAAGATGTTTCAGTGGCGATATATTCCACATCATCGTCGGAAAAAGATATAGAAGACACCTTTATTGAGGGTGCTAATATTTATATAAAAAAACCAAATGACTTTTCTATGCTAAAAAAAGTAATAAAGGAAGTCATCAATATGAATTGGCAATTTCATACGTCAGGATTAAATATAGAAACCTTTTTCTTCAGCATTTAAAAAGGAACAGATGAAATTTTCAGGATTATTTAAAAATTCTCAAGTATTCAAATTAGCCTTAATTGTTGCTATCCTTGTTGTTTGTTATTTTGGTTCCAAATTTTTCTCGCAAATGCAAAAACTCAACTCAACACTTGAATTAATTGCAAAATCCAATGAAACCCAACTTGAATTAGAAAAACTTTTATCGATAATAAATAGTTACGATTATAGTTTGCGAAATTATATTATTACTAAAGATGATTCTTATTTAGAGGACCGCTTTTTGAATAGAGGCATAATTGAAAAAGGTATAAAAAAACTAAAGCTCTTAACTGCAAATGATTCTATAAGACATAAAGATATTCTAACATTTGAAAAACTGATAAACTACAGGTTCAAATTATTTAGGGATACCTATATTGCTGTTAAAAGTAGTAATTTGGATAAAAGGGGACTTGATTATAAGTTGATGAGGAGTAATGATTACACTGAAAAGATGAAATTATTTGTTTACAAAATCATTTATTCAGAAAGATTAAAAACTAAGTTTCAAAATTCGAACCATCAATTTGAACTTCAAGATTCATTAATAACAGCTTTTCTATTAATTATTCTGTCCCTTTTAATCTTGTTGCTGTCCTTTAATAAAACCAATATCGATATCGAGGAACTTAAGCAAGCAAATGATAAACTAATGTTACTGAATGAATCATTCAATACGGCTGAAAAAACGGCTGGTTTTGGACACTGGATGGTTAATTTAGAAACAAATAAGTACACTTTTTCAGATAATTTGTATAGGCTTATGGGGGTTGAACCCAATGCATTTGAACCCAATGTAGAAAATTCAATAAAATACTTTCATCCGGATGATTTGGAGCATGCAAAAAAATTACATACAGATTCTTTAAAAAAACAGGAGGCTACTTCGTTTTTTTTTAGGTATTTAACTCCTGATAATGAGGTAAGGCATATTATGGCTGTTGGTAGTTTTACGAAAGACGGAAATGGAGATTTGATAAAAATAGGGGTGAATTATGATATCACAAATCAATATAAAAAAACACTTGAATTAGAGGAAAATAATAAAGAGTTAAAATATATAAATACAGAGCTTGAGTCCTTTAACAATATTGTAAGCCATGATTTACAGGAACCTCTTCGCAAGATTCAAATGTTTATTTCCAGATTAGAAGAAAAAGAATTTGATGCGCTTTCACAGCAAGGAAGAGACTATTTTTCAAAAATTAGAATTGCTGCTAATCGAATGCAAACCTTGCTTATTGATTTAGTCAATTATTCCCGAACTATTAAAGGGGACAAAGTCTTTGTTGAAACGGATTTAAACAAAATTCTTGTAGAAACGATACAAGATTTATCGACAAATGTCGAAGAGAAAAATGCAGTGATCCAAATTGGAAAATTACCCACGCTTAAAGCGATTCCTTTTCAACTTAAACAGCTTTTCATCAATTTAGTATCTAATTCACTTAAATACAGTAAAGACGATGTAATACCTCAAATTAGCATTACTTCTGATAAAATCACCCAAGAAGAAATGTTCGAAAATAAAATAGCAAATGAAACTGATTATTATAAAATTGTAATCACCGATAACGGAATTGGATTCAAACAAGAATTTGCAGAGAAAATATTTCTTTTATTCAAACGTTTAGAAACGGACCCAAAATATGCTGGAACCGGACTTGGATTGGCTATTTGTAGTCGAATTGTGGATAATCATAAAGGATTTATAAAAGTGAAAAGCGAACCCAACGCTGGGGCTAAATTTTCTATTTTCCTCCCCAAAGGAGATTTGGTTTAATTTTTTTAAGTTCGAAAAAATACAAAATGTTAATAATCTCAGAGGCAACAACTGCCGATTTTAAAACTATTCAAGAAATTGCTTTTCAATCTTGGCCAGATACTTATGGCGCAATTTTATCCAAAGAACAAATTGAGTATATGCTTGATTTGTTTTATTCAGAGGAGACTTTGAGCGAAAATTTAAATAAAAAGGGACATCGTTTTATACTAGTTCATGATGCTGATATTTGTTTGGGATTTGCTTCCTATGAGCATAATTACTTGAATAAAAACGGTACTCGTCTTCACAAAATCTATTTGCTTCCTAAAGCCCAAGGAAAAGGAGCAGGGAAGTTATTAATAGACACGATTGAAAATTTAGCGAGAGAAAATCAGTCCATTGCTCTTTCATTAAATGTTAATCGATCCAATAAAGCCCTGACGTTCTATCAGAAAATGGGTTTCACAATTGTTTCCGAAGAAAATATTGAATTGGATTTTGGTTATTTAATGGAAGATTATGTAATGGAAAAACAGTTATAACTATTTGGTAAAATACTTTTTTAAATTTTTGTTTTTGCAGCTAATTATATAAAAATGAATCGGCAGTCACAGTGTATATTTTCGTACATTTGATAGTAAGAATTTATCCAAATGTATACTTGTTCAAATAAAAATAAAATGAGTTTAAAATCAATATCATTATTTTATATACTTATTTTTAGTCTAATATCTTGTTCCAAAAAAGATATTGAAGAAACTAAACCTACCTTAGGAGATGTTACAGAAAGTGTCTATGCATCTGGAGTTGTAAAAGCAGAAGGGCAATATACCGTTTATTCAACAGTGAACGGAACGCTACAAAAGATAAAAGTTACTGCAGGAGAATCGATAAACAAGGGACAAACACTATTTGAACTGGAAAATGAAAAAGCGGAATTAAACACGGAAAATGCTCGTTTAGCGTATCAATTAAGTCTGGAAAGTAATCGTTACATTCAGGATAAAATTGCTGAAATGGAAATGAAAGTACAGTCTGCCAAAGATAGATTAACCTTAGACGAATCCATTTACAACAGGAACAAGAATATAATAAACCAAGGTGGAATTTCGGAAGTTGATTTTGAGAGAGTAGAACTGGCTTATAAAAGTTCCAGAATCAATTACGAATCTACCAAAAAACAATTGACACAACTTAAAGCTCAATTACTAAATGAGCAAAATAGAAACAAAGTCAATCTGCAGATCAATCAGAAATCTCAAGGTGATTTTGGCATTAAAAGTGCCTTCTCCGGTCAATTATTTGATGTTTTAGTAAAAGAAGGAACATTGATTACTCCTCAAATTCCATTGGCAATCATTGGTAAAGCAAATTCTTTTTTATTAGAATTGGAAGTAGATGAAAATGATATGGTTCGTGTCACCATCGGGCAAAATGCTCTTGTGACGATGGATAGTTATAAAGGTCAGGTTTTTGAAGCAATTATTGATAAAATTTATCCAATAATGGTTGAACGTTCCCGCACCTTTAAAATTGAAGCACATTTTGTAGATCCTCCCAAAAAACTTTATCCGAACCTTACCGCAGAGGCTAATATCGTCATTAAAACCCAAAAAAAGGTGATGACTATTCCAAAGAAATATTTGATAAAAGAGGAATACGTTTTAGTTAACAAAGACGAGAAACGCAGAGTAAAAATAGGTTTGAGTGATTATGAAAAAGTAGAAATTTTAGACGGTTTGACCTCGGAAGAAACTATATATATGCCCAAATAATGAACTTTAAACTCATTTTAAATATTGCATTGCATCTTCTCCAGGCGAGGCTAAAACAGACCGTTGTCGCGGCTGTTGGGGTCACTTTTAGTATTGCTATGTTTATTTCTTTGGTGAGTTTTATGAATGGTTTAAATGATTTGTTGGACGGATTAATGTTGAACAGAACACCGCATATTCTTTTGTATAATGAAATAAAACCTTCAGAAAACCAACCAATAACATTATCAGAAACCTACAAGAATAAATCTAATTTCATTCATTCCATAAAACCAAAAGATATTGGGAAATCCATTTATAACAGTAAATCGATTATTAATTATTTAAAAAAGGATTCTCGTATTATCGATGTGGCACCAAAAATAACTACTCCAGTATTTTTTAATTCAGGTACCATTGAGATTTCCGGTGTAATCAACGGAATTGATATTCAAGCAGAAGAAAAATTATTTAAATTGAGCGATTATATAATTGATGGAAAAATTGCTGATTTATCTGAAAACAACAGTATAATAATAGGAAAAGGATTAGCTGATAAAATGCTGCTTGTAAAAGGAGATGTCATAAAAATCACTTCTTCGAAAGGGAATTTGGCTTCTTTGAAAATTGTTGGTATTTCACAAATTGGAATTGCTGATATTGACAATACCATGAGCTACACATCATTGGCGACAGCGCAAAAAATACTTGGAGAGCCTACTAAATATATTACAGACATTCAAATCAAATTATATGATATGGTTTCGGCTCCAACTGTCGCCAAAGAGTTTCACAACAAATTCAATCTCGATACGATAGATTATCAAACGGCTAATTCCCAATTTGAAACCGGAAGTACGGTGCGAACAATAATTTCCTATGCCGTAGGATGTGTATTATTGATTGTGGCTGGTTTTGGAATTTATAATATTTTGAATATGATGATTTATGAAAAAATGGACAGTATTGCCATCCTTAAAGCCACAGGTTTTTCAGGCAGCGATGTGAAATGGATTTTTATTTCACTATCTATAATTATAGGGTTATCAGGAGGATTATTCGGATTGCTGTTTGGATATATTTTTTCCTCTATTATTGATGTTATTCCCTTTGAAACAGCGGCTTTACCTACCGTAAAAACGTATCCGATAAACTATAATCCAATATTTTATATTATAGGAATCGTGTTTGCATTATTTACGACCATTATAGCAGGACTTTTCCCTGCTTTAAAAGCCAGTAAAGTAGATCCCGTAGAAATTATCAGAGGAAAATAAGTATGGAAAATAATAAAGTTCTTGAAACTATTGGTTTAAATAAATATTTCTACGATCCTGTAAAATTTCAGGTGCTTTCAGAAATAAACATGAGCATAAATCACGGTGAGTTTGTTTCAATTGTAGGGAAATCAGGTTGTGGGAAATCGACTTTGTTATATTTACTTTCCACTATGGATACGGATTATGACGGTGAAATATATATTCACAACGAACTTGTTACTGGAAAAACAGACAAAGAATTAGCCTTAATTCGGAATGAAAAAATTGGTTTTGTATTCCAATTTCATTATTTGCTTGCGGAGTATAATGTCCTAAAAAACGTAATGCTTCCTGGTCTAAAATTGGGTAAATTCTCTAATCAGGAACTCGAACATCGCGCAATGGAGCATTTGAAAACATTGGATATGGAAGATCAAGCCTTGAAAATGCCCAATCAATTGAGTGGCGGACAAAAGCAACGGGTAGCTATTGCAAGAGCTTTAATCAACGATCCCTTACTCATTATGGGAGATGAACCCACAGGAAATTTGGACAAGAAAAACAGCGATTTAGTTTTTGATATTTTTAATAAATTGACTCAGGAACAAAACCAAACTTTATTGGTTGTTACCCATGACACTGATTTTGCTGAAAGAACAAATCGAATCATTACTATGGAAGACGGAAAAATTATTTCTTAACATTATTGAACTTTAATTTCATGTTTATAAAGCAATCCTTTTATTCCTTCTAATGAAAATACAGCTTTCTTAATTTTTGTTTTGGTAGGGTCAATGATGTAATTGTAACTTGTTTTGAAATTGGCTTTATTAGCAATTGCTTTCGCAAATTCAGATCGGTATAAATCACAATTATCAAAAACGACTTCGGTTAAATCTGTACTCATAAAATCTACAGCAACAATACTACAATTGGAAAACGAAGTTCCTTTGATTTTCAGCGTATAAAATTTGGAGAAATCCAAGTTACAATCTTTAAAATGAACTTCGAAAATTAGTTTATCACACATTGCAAAATTAACCTCTCTTAGTTCGCAATGATTGAAAAATACGGTTCTTAAAGCCACATGATTTATTTGGGCGCCAGTAAAAATGCAATCATTAAAAATACAATCGATAAAAGTGACCGCTATGAAATTGCAACTAGAAAAATTACAGTTTGTAAAAGTACAGCATTCATATTCCTTAAAATTTATCTCTTCAGAATTATACGTCAGGTTGCGGTATTCAATGTCTAAAAAATATTCTGGCATGTACGGATTTAAAATTCGAATTTAGTATTGTAATAATTTCGAGCAAAGAAACAAAATTCCATAACGCCAAAAGCCTTTAATCAAAATAATTGTTTTAGAAAAATAGTTGTGAAATGTTAAACTCTATCAAAATCGCCTTTCCAGTTTACAATTGCTTTTTTAATTGCTTTTACTGAAAGATTTTCATTAACTGCTCTTTCTGTAAGCGGAACAAGTTCTTCATCAGGTGCAAATCGTAAAGCAAACAATTGATCATCATTCAAACGGTGTTCTAAATCTTCAAATTTTTCCCCTGTAATTGTAAAATAACGATACCTAAGTTCCAATCGCACAATACGGTTTTGCAAAGTCAATGCATAATGTTGGCGCAACATGAAAGCCAGACAAAACAGAACAATAAAAATTCCACTGATAAAAGTCCAAATCAATTTGTCTTCGGTGGTGCAACTAAAATACACGCTGAAGGCTAGAAATGTCATTATAATTGGATAATAAACAAAATGATGCGGTGGATAATACCGAATGTGATTTTTATAAGATTGTGATTCCATGAAAAGTGTTTTAAAAATTTAAAGGTAATCAAATGATCTAATTGTATTGCATCTACAAGTATTTCTTGTTTATAATTATTTTGCTTTTTAACATTTGTTATTCCATTACTAAAAGCAACTGAACTAAGTACCAGCCAAAACAAAAGTAATTTTCAACCAATAATTATTCACTTAGTAACGGAATGGATTCAAATTTAAAAATAGATGATAATGGAAATAATAATTTAAAATAATACTGAATTACTGGCATTTGTAAAACGTGATGACGTTACAGCCAAACAGGGAACTGAAATTATTTGCAAAGCATTAAACGTAATTAGTATCTTTGAGAAAACCAATGATGAGTTAATTTATGTAACAGAATGGTTTATAAATAAATTTCGTCAAAGTGATGATGGATAAAGACTAAAAGTTGTGGGGAAATATTAAAATAAAAAATCCTTAAAATACTGATTATCAGTATAATTAAGGATTTTTAAAGTGACCTTGACTGAACTACTTTTAGTGCAAAAGCATATTTCGTTAATGTTTAGGTTTTATTGCAAATATACTTTTAAAATCAACATTTTCAGTCATTAAAACGTTTTATATCTTTTCATTTAATTTGCAATAGTTATTGTTTATTTGCATTTTGCCGTACAAGTACCGTACAAATGAATTATATTTGTACTGTTAATCTTTTCTACTATGGCAACTGTCAATTTTTTATATCGCTCAACTAAAGAAAAAGCAAGTTTACACTTACGTTTATTGTATCGTTTGAACGATGCTGATTTTGTTTTTGGCGCAAACACGAAGTTAGAAGTATTAAAAGATTATTGGAGCAAGCAGCACAAAAAAAAGTCTAAAGATATTGATATTACAAATATGCAGACTGAAGTAAATAACGAACTCAATAAAATTGAAAACCACATAATAAATTCATTCAATTCAATTAATCCGATTGAGATAAATAAAGAATGGCTTCAAAGCCAGATTGATTGGTATTACAACCCTCCTCAAGAAGCTGAATTATTACCTACAGAATTACTAAAGTATTTTGATTATTTCATTGAGTGTAAAAAGAATGAAATAACGGTTGGTACTTTGAAAAAATACAATGTTTCCAAGCATTTGCTGCAACGTTATGAACTTGAGAAAAAATCAAAGATTCAGATTGCAGATGTAAATGATAAATTCAGATTGGATTTTGAAAAATATTGTTTAAAAAATAATTATGCTCCAAATACAATTTCAAAGGATCTAAGGACTATCAAAACAGTTTGTAATCATGCTGGACATAATGGATTAAAGATCAGTCACCAGTTAGGAACTATTAAAACGCCTAACTATAAAATAGAAAAAATCTATTTAAACTTCGATGAGCTGCAAAAAATTGAAAACATTGACAAAAGGCGATTGAATGATAATTATGATAATGCGAAGGACTGGTTAATAATCAGTTGCTATACTGGGCAAAGAATATCAGATTTTATGCGTTTCACAAAAGACATGATTCGCTTAGAGAAAAACAAAGAAGGCGTTTTTAAGCCTTTTATTGAGTTTACTCAGGTTAAGACTGATAAAATTATGACAGTAGCATTACATCCAAAAGTTATGGCTATCCTGGAGAAAAGAGAAGGTAATTTTCCAAAGGTAATTTCGGATCCTAAATATAATCTCTACATAAAACAAGTATGCAGAATTGGCAAAATTACCCAGAAGATAAAAGGCAGTAAGTTAAGCGATATTAAAAAAGAAGACGAAACCGAAAAGAAGATGAAAGACAAAGAAGATGTTAAGCAATACCGTAAAGAATCCGGAATGTTCCCTAAATGGGAATTGATAACAAGCCATATTGGAAGACGTTCATTTGCTTCAAATTTTTACGGCACAATCCCAACAACCTATTTGATGAATG harbors:
- a CDS encoding pentapeptide repeat-containing protein is translated as MPEYFLDIEYRNLTYNSEEINFKEYECCTFTNCNFSSCNFIAVTFIDCIFNDCIFTGAQINHVALRTVFFNHCELREVNFAMCDKLIFEVHFKDCNLDFSKFYTLKIKGTSFSNCSIVAVDFMSTDLTEVVFDNCDLYRSEFAKAIANKANFKTSYNYIIDPTKTKIKKAVFSLEGIKGLLYKHEIKVQ
- a CDS encoding DUF6526 family protein, which encodes MESQSYKNHIRYYPPHHFVYYPIIMTFLAFSVYFSCTTEDKLIWTFISGIFIVLFCLAFMLRQHYALTLQNRIVRLELRYRYFTITGEKFEDLEHRLNDDQLFALRFAPDEELVPLTERAVNENLSVKAIKKAIVNWKGDFDRV
- a CDS encoding helix-turn-helix domain-containing protein, whose translation is MKLNYNYDGNVACRTILQDQLEKLDINYQLLELGQIEISDTISEACFEELQTSLNRYGIHIIDNPKGQLIQKIKDAIVEIVYEKDKFPNTTISQYLSDKLNYRYGYITNVFSEYTYTSIENFIIIQKIERAKKLIMDEKLSLTEISYELNYSSVAYLSTQFKKVTGLTPTMFKRVVDKRRKLANNE
- a CDS encoding GNAT family N-acetyltransferase, translating into MLIISEATTADFKTIQEIAFQSWPDTYGAILSKEQIEYMLDLFYSEETLSENLNKKGHRFILVHDADICLGFASYEHNYLNKNGTRLHKIYLLPKAQGKGAGKLLIDTIENLARENQSIALSLNVNRSNKALTFYQKMGFTIVSEENIELDFGYLMEDYVMEKQL
- a CDS encoding response regulator, whose protein sequence is MITHQDPMHILLADDDEDDRTFFSEAIMELKMDNKLTLFKDGKGLMDYLVDPDILLPHILFLDLNMPGKTGIDCLKEIRANTRFKDVSVAIYSTSSSEKDIEDTFIEGANIYIKKPNDFSMLKKVIKEVINMNWQFHTSGLNIETFFFSI
- a CDS encoding efflux RND transporter periplasmic adaptor subunit encodes the protein MSLKSISLFYILIFSLISCSKKDIEETKPTLGDVTESVYASGVVKAEGQYTVYSTVNGTLQKIKVTAGESINKGQTLFELENEKAELNTENARLAYQLSLESNRYIQDKIAEMEMKVQSAKDRLTLDESIYNRNKNIINQGGISEVDFERVELAYKSSRINYESTKKQLTQLKAQLLNEQNRNKVNLQINQKSQGDFGIKSAFSGQLFDVLVKEGTLITPQIPLAIIGKANSFLLELEVDENDMVRVTIGQNALVTMDSYKGQVFEAIIDKIYPIMVERSRTFKIEAHFVDPPKKLYPNLTAEANIVIKTQKKVMTIPKKYLIKEEYVLVNKDEKRRVKIGLSDYEKVEILDGLTSEETIYMPK
- a CDS encoding ATP-binding protein → MKFSGLFKNSQVFKLALIVAILVVCYFGSKFFSQMQKLNSTLELIAKSNETQLELEKLLSIINSYDYSLRNYIITKDDSYLEDRFLNRGIIEKGIKKLKLLTANDSIRHKDILTFEKLINYRFKLFRDTYIAVKSSNLDKRGLDYKLMRSNDYTEKMKLFVYKIIYSERLKTKFQNSNHQFELQDSLITAFLLIILSLLILLLSFNKTNIDIEELKQANDKLMLLNESFNTAEKTAGFGHWMVNLETNKYTFSDNLYRLMGVEPNAFEPNVENSIKYFHPDDLEHAKKLHTDSLKKQEATSFFFRYLTPDNEVRHIMAVGSFTKDGNGDLIKIGVNYDITNQYKKTLELEENNKELKYINTELESFNNIVSHDLQEPLRKIQMFISRLEEKEFDALSQQGRDYFSKIRIAANRMQTLLIDLVNYSRTIKGDKVFVETDLNKILVETIQDLSTNVEEKNAVIQIGKLPTLKAIPFQLKQLFINLVSNSLKYSKDDVIPQISITSDKITQEEMFENKIANETDYYKIVITDNGIGFKQEFAEKIFLLFKRLETDPKYAGTGLGLAICSRIVDNHKGFIKVKSEPNAGAKFSIFLPKGDLV
- a CDS encoding ABC transporter permease, whose product is MNFKLILNIALHLLQARLKQTVVAAVGVTFSIAMFISLVSFMNGLNDLLDGLMLNRTPHILLYNEIKPSENQPITLSETYKNKSNFIHSIKPKDIGKSIYNSKSIINYLKKDSRIIDVAPKITTPVFFNSGTIEISGVINGIDIQAEEKLFKLSDYIIDGKIADLSENNSIIIGKGLADKMLLVKGDVIKITSSKGNLASLKIVGISQIGIADIDNTMSYTSLATAQKILGEPTKYITDIQIKLYDMVSAPTVAKEFHNKFNLDTIDYQTANSQFETGSTVRTIISYAVGCVLLIVAGFGIYNILNMMIYEKMDSIAILKATGFSGSDVKWIFISLSIIIGLSGGLFGLLFGYIFSSIIDVIPFETAALPTVKTYPINYNPIFYIIGIVFALFTTIIAGLFPALKASKVDPVEIIRGK
- a CDS encoding phage integrase SAM-like domain-containing protein, coding for MATVNFLYRSTKEKASLHLRLLYRLNDADFVFGANTKLEVLKDYWSKQHKKKSKDIDITNMQTEVNNELNKIENHIINSFNSINPIEINKEWLQSQIDWYYNPPQEAELLPTELLKYFDYFIECKKNEITVGTLKKYNVSKHLLQRYELEKKSKIQIADVNDKFRLDFEKYCLKNNYAPNTISKDLRTIKTVCNHAGHNGLKISHQLGTIKTPNYKIEKIYLNFDELQKIENIDKRRLNDNYDNAKDWLIISCYTGQRISDFMRFTKDMIRLEKNKEGVFKPFIEFTQVKTDKIMTVALHPKVMAILEKREGNFPKVISDPKYNLYIKQVCRIGKITQKIKGSKLSDIKKEDETEKKMKDKEDVKQYRKESGMFPKWELITSHIGRRSFASNFYGTIPTTYLMNVTGHSTEAMFLNYLSKSNKDLAMEITNYF
- a CDS encoding ABC transporter ATP-binding protein, which codes for MENNKVLETIGLNKYFYDPVKFQVLSEINMSINHGEFVSIVGKSGCGKSTLLYLLSTMDTDYDGEIYIHNELVTGKTDKELALIRNEKIGFVFQFHYLLAEYNVLKNVMLPGLKLGKFSNQELEHRAMEHLKTLDMEDQALKMPNQLSGGQKQRVAIARALINDPLLIMGDEPTGNLDKKNSDLVFDIFNKLTQEQNQTLLVVTHDTDFAERTNRIITMEDGKIIS